Within the Nicotiana tabacum cultivar K326 chromosome 11, ASM71507v2, whole genome shotgun sequence genome, the region AAGCACTGCTGGCTGAGAAGGTAAACTTTATTTTTGCCAGCTTCGCTCTCTCTTAACTGTTGTAGTAGTGTTCATGCTGAGGCTTACATGTTATTTTTCTATTGTGGCAGAACATCGGCGAGGTAACTCAGCAATTTATTGCACCCAATGAAGGGCTTGGTGAAAATAAGAATGATTTTGCGTCATCCTCTAAACTAGAACCGACTAAATTTGGATCAGGTAATGATGGGACTTTCTATTTTGATTCCTGATTGATACTTTTGGATGCTAATTTGGTCTTTGGAGATTTATTTTGCACCAGTACTAGTTTTTAGTTTTCTGGCTATTGGAGCTTCTGTTTCCCTGATATCATTGctatttatttttcattattgcAGATCGTCAGTATCCATTTATGAAGAAGGCAAGCCAGATGTTGGGCAATATTCATGCTCCTCCAGCATTTGCTTCAGAGTTCCCTACAAAAGACGCAACTCTCCGTCTGAATTCATTATCTCAGTCATCTAGTTCAGTGCAGGTCACTGCTGGTTTTCAAATAAGGGACACGACTGTGGGTAGCAATGGGACGGGATGGCCATTGGGCAAGTATGCGGATTACAACATTATCCTATCTTTTGGCATTTCACGACGTAGTGATGATTCTGCCATGGAGTCATTTTATAGCATTCATCCTGGAAAGACAACTTCGATCATATCAAGGGGCTGGTTCTATTATCTCTTCTTTTCGTTCCTAATGCTTTGTATGAGCTTCAAAATTGGGACAATTATTTGTGCCAGTTAAGGTATGAGCACTTTAGAAAGCTCAACTATGCTGAAGCTCGAGGTTGCTGTTATTTACACAAATTCTCAGTACATTATTACATCTCAACTAAGACTTTATACCATGTCCTATAGGAGTAGTTTCCTTTACTCTTCCTTTTTGCCTTCCTTTTTTGGGTGGTAGGTTATATAAAGTACATTGTTGCAGTGTACTGATTGCTTCAAGTAAACGAGGTTTTGGATCATTTTAAGCTTCCAGCTCTGAAACTTGAACATGTTATTTATGACTGTTTTTGAGATTTTTATTTGGAAGCCTTTCTTGAAACATGTAGGAAATCTGTGCCAGCATGATTGTGTCTTCTGTGTTAAATCCGCGTCGGGATTTTACTTGCTGATGGTTTGTTTATATCATATATGGACATTTTTCTTTCAATCGCGAAATCTCTGATTTGGCGTGTATGAATATGGAGGCAGACGTTGATGAACTAAGTTGAGTAATAGCGATAAACATTCTATGAAGTTGGACTAGATTGAATATTGAAACTTTAGAAAACTATAGTAAAGTAGCTAAGTTCAAAGGAGATGTAGGCAAGCAAGAAGTTCATCCATTTTCGAGACAAGAAATGTGGTTCCGGATCTCTTGCATCATATTTGTTACGGCCTTGGGGTCGAGAGGAGGTAAATGCTCCTAGAATAGACCCATCCCTTCATTGTGAGGGCTTCACCTGCAATCGGGCTTGTAGCTCTCACCTTACCAACAAGCCGAGAGCTGATGGCTATTGGTCACGACTACTATCACAAAGCTCCTGTGAAGATAAATACTATATCACATGGATTAGTAGACTTGTGAACTATGCTAAAGTTACTTCGGTGCTTTGAAAGTAAAAGCAATCGTGCAATTTATCAATAAACAAGAACTTTCTGAGGCAAAGTTTTTAActtcaagcaaataaaataagataCATAGAGGAACTTGTGCATAAAAAGATAACTACTCTCAGCAGTAGCCAAATTTCTTGCCTTTAGGAGGGCACTTTTTCAAATTGTCTCATTCATTATTCCCTAGTCATCCAAATCTATTGGACTGCACATCAATAGTATAATAAATTACAAACAACATTGACGTTGGTAAACACTAGTATTATCTTGTCTATGCAAAGCTCTTCATATAATCTGATAATATTCAAAATGTTTTGCTTAGTGGTTTCACATTTCTCCTGGAAGCATTGTATCCCCTGGCAGATCACAGACAGCGATACCCTAAAAGGggacgaaaaaagaaaaaaaaagaaaaagaagaaattagtTCATTCCGcgataaagaagaaaaacaaaaaatttcaACGGTATCTTGCAGCTGTTTAATAATACTCACCTCTCCTGTAAGGTGAGCTACACATCTTTTCTCCGCGAGCAACTCATCTTCTGACTGTacaattttaataatataattaaaaaaaatatctcgAGACGCCTCCTATCATGTTTAATTGTGTAATCACCTCATCTAAATGTCTAATTACACAATCACATTATGTCTCAATACTAGATCTCCTTTATGTTAAAAGAGTGTGTACTTCAAAAttcccaaataagagaaaaggTTGAATACCTTCTTTATTCGGCTCCAAAGGTAGTCGTCAAAAATTACttcctttactagttcatagtcaCCATCTCCCTGCAATCAGTTAAGTATCTCAGAGCTCAAGATAGTGTGTGCTTAACATTTTGTCTAAATAAAATAGGAAATTACAAAGGAGAAAAAATCTTACTTTTGATCTACAAGGCATGCTGAAAACTATATCCTCTGCTATCCCATAAGGATTTCCACTGGTATACACCTACACATTTGTAGCAATACTATAACAAGAAACTCCCAAATGAAAACATATAACGTGTAATTGGACGAAAACTTGGTCTTTTGCTCAGGTAATGTTATACTGCGCTATACTGGAGATTCACTGTGTGTCACCTACATCATCTGAGTATTTATAGTCACCAAACCCCACAATTTTCTTCTAAGTGTGCGTAAACTGGTCCATAGATAGGTAAAGGCAGTAAGCTAGCTGTTCTATGCCAACTCGGACACCAATTTGTTGGGCTAAGCCAGATCAAAGACACTCTTAACATGGTATGATATAATCTGCTTTGGACTAAGCCCTCACGGTTTTCATCGACTAGTCTCACACTATTAAGTGTACCCCTACACATTGTGTATCTTCTTTTCTTATCAACTTTCAATATTGACTTTTTTCACACACCCAACAGTAACTTATAGTACGACGAAAGTTAATGAACTTACTCCGGTAGAAAACCAATCGCCTTCAGGCGTAGGAGTGACGAGCGACCTTATTGCATCAACAATTGACACAGCAGTTGATGCAGCTGAAGATCTTCCCCATTTCTGAATAAGTACACCACCTCTCTGCCAATTAACTTTAGCATTAGAGACTTTGAATGATTCAGATAAAAGGTGTAAACAACAATATTAAAATTGATACTTTACCTTTTGGACTTTTTCAGTGAACTCTTCCTCTAACCATTTAGTGTCTTTAATCACCTCTTTAACTGGCAATCCATTAATTTTAGCATTTAAAAAATCTGGAACCTGATATCAAAATGAAGTCAGTAAAGCTAATGATATTGAAGAAATTACAAATGAGAATGAAACACAATGACCTGAGTAGTTGAGTGGTTGCCCCATATGGTAACATTAGATACTTTATCATAGAAGACTCCAGCTTTTAGAGCCAGCTGCACAAACCATGAGATTGTCTTACTCTTTGTTCACTAATGGAAAAAAGCACTAAGTTTCCGCTATGCACGGGGTtgggggaagggccggaccacgaGGGTCTATTATACACAactttaccctgcatttctgcaggaggctgtttccacgactcgaactagtgacctcctggtcacatgacaacaactttccCAGTTACGCCAAGCCTCCCCTTGTTCACTATggaaaaagggcagcccggtgctccatcggaccacaagggtctattgtacgcagccttactctgcatttctgcaagaggctgtttccacggctcagATCCGTGACCttctggtcacatggcaacaactttaccaattacgccaAGGCTCCTCTTCTTGTTCACTATGGAAAGAGGAGTTTAATTTCACGTACCATAACTGGAACTTTACTCACTCTAACAGTCATACGACCTTTTTTTGTCATATTAAAGTAACTGAATTTTTCCCATTATAATAATTAAAGGCACGAAATCTTACTTACTATAACAATAAAGTCATCTTGATGAATACGTCTTATCGTTATAGTTGGTAAATTTTGTAACATTACTGTTAAAGCAGATAAAGTTTATACTTTAAGATGATAGAAAATAGCATTGTGACTCTGCTGTTACTGTGAATAAACTTCAGTGACGATATGTAAAATTACTCTTGGAAAGAAGTAATGCAAATACTTAAAGGTAGCGAGTGAAGGGATACCTGGCATTTGGCTCTATTTTCATCTAACCTAGTCAAAGCATGGAAGTTCTTTGCAGGTATGTTTGGAGCATTTTTCAAACAAATCAATGCACTAGAAAGAGAAAACAGAAAGATATGAGCAATGGAGTAACAGATTCACAGAAAAAAAGCAGAATTGGAATCGAGTGAAATAGTTCATTACTTGGTATTACAAGGGTTCCCAACTACTATCACCTTGACATTACGCGATGCAACATCATTGAGAGCTTTCCCCTGTAACCATTTGACAAACAatgcaaaatattgatcaaaaggattattatttcattttctcggaaatctttataatctcaggagaagaagaagaagaagaaacctgCTCCGCGAAGATTTGACCATTTATATCCAATAAACCAGCTCGTTCCATACCAGGACCTCGAGGCTTTGCTCCGATAAGAAGTGCCCATTCTGCATCCTGGAAAACCTCGTAGGGATCTGTACCGATATTCACTTCCCTAAGCAAAGGATACAAAGAGTCTTCTAGTTCCATAGCAACTCCTGCATATTAAAAGCTGAGTATTAGTAAAGCATAGAGATTTGGAAGTCCACACATGTCCTATaattgcatagcaaggatgaaatGTGATACTCGCTGCGATCTAATTACGTGACACTATTTTCTTATTAGTCCATTTAAAAAAGAACGACACCTTTCTATATATAAAAACGATTTGCTTTTGTAGCCATAAAATATCATGGCAGGTTTacgatcacaagtttcaaaagtctttctttcttcttaaatacTGTGCCGAATCAAACACCACCACATAAATTAGAACATAGGGAGGAAAAATTATGAATGTAAGTGAATAGAAAATGGAGAATAACTGAAAACATACCTTCGAGCGCTTGGATGGAGCGCTCGGACCCCAATAACCTTAATGCAATAGGCTGATCTGGTCCAAAAACCTCACCAGATGCAAGCTGAAAATCAAACACATTATCTACTTTGTTTCCAGGCATGTTACTAATTTAAGAGGAAATTGTGCATAGATTTGgttttttccaaatttaaaaaagtTTAATTGCGTCTTACTTTGAAAAGAAGATGATTAGCAATCATGCCAGCAGCACCAGACACAGAAACAGTTATCATTTTCTTCCACGACTTCGTCTCTTCTTCCtgttaataaaattaaaaagaaaaacagaaacagaGATTATGGGTCACGATTTACCTTTTGAAAAGTCCAAGCAATATACATTTTCAATTAAATGCTCCAAAAATGGCCTCTAAAAGTAGTGCATGTTCGAGGATTCGACACGGATGCAACAACAATTTTAGAGAGTCCGAACAATATAGTTTTCAGTTGGATGCTTATATTTTTTCCGCATGATATGATATTATAATCAAACTTTGTTAAGTTCATTTGTTATCTTATATATTTGGACAATGTATCTTTTACTATAGTAGTGCAGTTTAACTTCTGATAGCAGATTAGTTATCATTTTTACCAGGTTATAGTCAACGTTTATCACAGAAATATACATGTAATTACCAAATAAGTTACCTGATTACATTTTTTACACGAATAAAGCGTAATACTTAAACTCATAATAGGATTTAAATCAAAATGAAGAAATCTAAGAGTAGTTTCAGAGTATGCATGTTAGAACTTACAGCCTTGAGATCATAAGTGAGACAAAAAACTCCATAGCACTCTGGTTTCTTCTTTGGATCATCAGTTTGTACTACTGTTGGCGCTTGAACTTCTCTGCAACACCAATTAAGATGacaaaattaaatcataaaagaaAACACTacctaaaaaactagaattagcTACGAACGTCCCCTAAATAGCACGTAGCAAGAGGCCATACAAGATTTGGAACTTATGGGTTCCTACATGGACTTCAAGTAAACTTACAAAAATAACCGAATTCACAATCAAATATTTAAAGATATTTAGTGAACTAAGTTACTGGGTCCCGTGAACCCGTAGGTCAAACTCTGGATCCGCCCCTGCGCATAGCTAATAGATTTTCTTGACAATATGTCACTAATCCGTTAGCAACGGATTTTACTGTTTAGCTACATAATTTGTCCGTGTTAATTTCTGTTTTTTAgttgtgaaaaaaaaagaattgaaaaTCAAGAAAGTAACAACATACTTCGACGTTACGGAGCAACAAATTTGAGAATAATGGCTTCTTGGTAGAGGTCTAAGACTGAAGCGGCGCTTCTGGGAAATCTGAGTTGATACATAAGAAAACTGTGATGAGTAAACATTGGTCTTATTTGTaaatgaagaagaaggaataAACTCTGCTACTGCCATTGTAgcagagagaaaagaagaagtatGTGTTTAATACAAAGACAAGTGAAGTATGAGATTGTTTTCAGGGAATATTGAGAAGGTTTGTGGTTTTGGAGGAAGAAGAGAGGGACAGGGTTTTGGATGAAGTGTTGATTTTGAAATGTAGGTATAAGGCCATAGGATATGACACTTGTCAACTACTATCCTCATCCCTTCACCTTTATGTTGCATCTTGTCATCTACATTTTGACTTTATCACacttttataatttaaattttatgggttcgaGAAAAttaaattaagtaattatttaaGTTATTGAGTttgaaatttaatatttttttttacgtaTTTAGTCGATTTTTTTCTTATAAAAAATACATACATATGGTCTGAGTTAAATTTATGTAATTCAGTTGAACACATAGTTAATACTGTACATCCGCCTCTGACCATGCACTTTCCCTtttgttatgttttttttttaattcttcttTTTGTTGCAAGAAAAACAATGAGATAATTATCTAGTGTTATGGTAAAATTAGATATGAttatttctgcagtaaaagttaTTACTAATTTATTCTTGTGCTTAAGGTCATAGAAATTAAGGATTGACGTGGGTAGGGAGGTGAGGATTGACGTGGGTAGGGAGGTGAACTCGTACCTTTCTGAATATAAAAGACGGGTATTTAAGTGGGAAACTACCTAATTCAAAGACAATTCCTTAGTTATAAGAAACATATTATAGAAACTAGCCAACTAGGTAACTTTAAGCAAATATAAGTAGAATGTGTGACAAATTCCTGTTTTGCTTAAAATAAAATGGAAACAAATTAAGTGAAGTAGTTtcttctccccccccccccccaaggggAAACCTAATATGCATATACAGTTGGCGCTGCAACTCAATTCTTTAGGAGTTGATTTCATCTTTATTGATTTTTCTTATTCtgtttttggaaagaaaaaaaactatttCAGAAAAGGTTAATAaagttaaattgttaaaaagcAATTACTGTGCTAATTGTTACTTATGAAATAGTATAGAACATAATAAGAAATAATGACAACAGTAAATTCGAAAGGGTTTTTTTCCAGTTCCACATTAGTCACATATGTTAACCAGAAAATGGATTCATAAACTTGTAGCATTATTTCTTACAAGGATTTTGAAGGAGATCCTAGTTAGGAAGTGCACTGCACAACAGCAAGAGCTGCTCCCTTACAACTTTATACAACATGATACAAATAAAACATAGTATATAAATCTACTTTCTCAACAAATCAAAGAAGAACGAAGTTTGGGAAGATGAGCAAGAATTGGCAGCTCAAATTTCGATGGAGTCCACAACTAGGGCATTAATGTGAGGTTTTAAGACTTTTTCCGGATGAGTGTATCCATCTAGATTGTGTATATATGTAACCTCAACAATACGTGCAAGATTGAGAATACGAGATAAAAACTCTGTAGAGACAGGAGTGGGCCTAAGAAGTCCTTCATTAAGATCCTTCCATGCTGCCTCAGCCATTTCTTGAAATTTAGTCATTGCCTCTTCTGTTGATATGCCATAATCTCTCATGCAGCACTCAATTCCTGTTGCAATTTGTCCCCTAGTTTTCTCAACCTGGAAAGGTAGATAGATTAGGGGTTAGCTTTTATATTGTCGCAATACTTTATTTGTCCAAATTACATATAATTATATAAGTTTGTGAGATACAACTCATACCTCGTATGTGGCTGTGTCATCAATAACTCGGCATATTATCACACTAGCTTCAAGAATTTTAGGATTCTTTGACAACCATTCAAAATCCTGCTCTGTAACAGACTTCATGCCTAAATACGATGTTGTTGCGAGGTAGTAATATGTAGTAGTTGCTAGTGCATTGCTTAGGTATTCAGAAACAGGTGGCTTATATCCTTCAATAAACCATGTTGACTCGACATTATAATTTCTTACTACTTCTTTCATCTGTgaatacaaaatatatatgttAAGTGTTAGATAATTTTGATTGAATTGTGTCAAGTTTCTGATCACTAAAAGACGTACAGAAGGTAAAACAAAGCGAAAAATGGATTaaggaaaaatatattttgataATTAAGTTTCTCAAACATACTCTTTCTATTGCATGGCAGACAATATGAGATCTTCCAGCACTAGACAATTCCTTTTCATAATCCTTATAAAGATCTAGAATAGCTTTATAACTGATTTTCATGTAATCAGGAAGCCGATCAATTTCGTTTATATCCCACCTGCAGGATGACAAAATTCAGGATGACAAAATTAAGGCGAACTCATGCATTTTGAAAGAGCACAACTATAATGAGTAGAAGTTCGTCTTTGATCTTTTCAAGACGACATTAACTATCAAGGAATATCTGAATAAGTGAATTGATGAAGTTTATACCTTTGTATGGCATCTGTGTATGCCTCAAGTTCTTTAACTGTACCGTAAGCATCAAAGGTATCATCGACAATCGAAATCATTGATATGGTCTTAACGAGCATGACGCGAGCTTGGGAGTATTGAGGCTCAAAATAAACTCCTAATGCCCAAAAGTAACATTCAACTACTCGATCTCTAGCATATGGAAGTGTTGTTACGAAATCCAAATCTTTCCACCACCTACAACATAACAAATTAACATCAGTACTTGAGATATGATCAATCAAAAAGGGTTCATCGTTTTTATATATCGCACCTTGATACTTCAGCCAGTTCTTGTTTGTGTAACATCTGGAGCAAGTTAAAATCCAATTTGGCAAATCGAAGTaacatattattttttgattgttcCTTCTCATAGATTGATGAGATGAAGAATCGGGTCTCGACTCTAGGAACGCCCTTGTGCAAACATTGCTCAAGGGCATGTGTCACTTGCTCTCTAAGTGGAGATTTCAAATGTGGAGCTACAAATTCAAGATGGATAGTGGAGAAAGCAAGTGCGTCTTGTAAGATATCGTCAGCATGAGTCCTTGCATGTGAAGCTTCATACAAGTTCAATAATCCTAAGACATCACTAGCAAGAGACTCTTTGAATTTGCCATTTTCATCTTGGAATTTGCTGAAAATTTCTGGTATTTCAAGAAAGAAAGCTCAAGATTAAATTTCCTTCTTCCTATAAATTGAAAATAATTTTATCAACATTAAGGCATGCTTTATGATGAACTTACCAGGAGAGATGTTGAAACCATGTTGCCTGAGCAATCGAAATTGAAGTGCAGAAGTGCTCAAATCATCGCAGTTTGAGTTTTGGTTGTAAATCTGATCTAAAATCTCATCAATTTCTTTTTCAAAGTGGTAGGAGATGCCAAGACGTTCAATAATGTCAATCAAATTCAATGTATCAGCCAATTTCATTCCAGTTGCTAACAGCATATTCCTCGTTTGTTCCTTCGGTGCTTCAATCTCTTTAGCATACTTTTCCGCAACCTATTTATAAtgcatttaaaaaaataaaactgaaGTTAGCAAAATTAATGTTGTTCAAtaaatataaagaagaaattaACCATGCTTGCACGAAGAAAGTATATAATAAGGAAATTAAAATATTACCTGATTATCAATGGAGAATGAAAGGAACTGATCACCCCATAGACTAGGGGAGAAGTCGGCGACGGGGCGAACAATATCTTCTTCATAGTTGCCAACTGCTGCTGCGGCCATTGCTATAGAATTTTTGGTTATTAATTCTCTGGGGAAGAAAGAAAGTCGAGTGATGAGTGAGATGACACAAATGGAAGAGAAGGCATAATTATTTATAATGcctttttatttcttcatttcagTTGCCTTACTTGACTATATACCAATCATCAGCAGCCTTTTGATTTCTTCATTGGCGTCTCAGTGAATCCAATATAATAGGATTTTGTGTTGTGGGACATCATACCTATGGAAAATAATGTTTACGTAACTACTCTTTATTATAAACGTCAAATATCTAGCCGCCTTTGGTTAAGAGTATCCAACTCCCCTCCATTTCTTAGTCTCTCCATTCTCCAAGTTCCTATTTGGATTGGAGACACTTGTCATGGTTAAAAATTAATTGACGAGATTTAATTGACTAAAATAAAGCCCTAACCATGATTAAAGTATTTAATCCCTTCTAGCTACACATTATCTAAGATTCTTTCTCACTTTCTTGTAGTAGTTTTCTTTATGTGAGTTAGTTTTTTTCTACTTCTACAAAATCTTCTAACACTCTCATTAAAAATGAGAAATATTAGAAGTAAATTCcaacctttaaaaataaaaattaacggcACGTAAATGACATTATTCCATTAAAATATAATCAAATATTTATAGCACCAATTATATGCTTCAGTAAAGGTTTCAATGGATTTTCTAGGGATATTATTAGCAGCTAAAATAGAATAAATTCTATTTGTCCCAAAAAGTATGCATGgaatttgaattgtattcaacTTATTATATTTGGACTCCAAAGATTTTCATTGACCCTAAAAACAGGAGAGTATGTCAACAAAATTTTTACCAACTCCGGGAAATGTCCAATCACCACTcaagaattaattaattaattaaactaactTATGTACTATTATTGTTTTATCAAAAAGAACAGCCCTATTAAAGTTTATGTCGGTGAAATTACAAGTAATTacagttgaaaaataaaatatcttcgGCTGAGGCGCGGATATCTCGCTCTCTTTAAGGAGATTCAAGCCCACTGCGGTAGCATCTTCACCGGTCCAGCAGTAATACTCTTGACTTGTCCCCTCCAGGATACAACAGCCCGACAACGTCGTATAACTCGAACAAACTCTGAATAAGTTGTTAAGTCCAAAGCTTCACCAAAATGAACATCTTccttcaacaaaaataatattctctTTTGTAGAGGATTAGTTGGAGACTTAGATTTTCTCCTTCTCTTAACTCTCTTTTTCACCACACCAAGTTCACTTTTTCCATACACACTACCATATTTTTCTATCTACAACACAAGGAAGAAATACCACTATTTCTAGGTGTAAAATCTCttccataaaataaataataaggtAGTGGATAATAAAATTGTAGAACATAGTTGGTGCTTACAAAGTTTAATTTTTAGTGGGTAATTAGTGGTAGATCATGACATTAGTGGTTTAATGAGTTACAACAAAGTAATGACCACTTTCTTGCCAACTTATAAGCACTACCTCATAAAAAATAATgcaatttaatattataatttaaatttaaaatacacTAACACCAACAGTTTAACATAAGAAAAATGTACTTTAAGTTTCTATATAGTTGAGGTTTTTTTGGTAGCCATTTACTCAGTTCAATTATATCAAAAGGTCCTTTCGTCTATCTCGGCAAGCTTTCCATTGTCGCAAATATTTTGATCCTCCTTTCCGTTTCTCCCCATTGCATAATTGACTtcattaaattattttcttttgcaaaataaTGTATCGTTTCAAACCTGGCTAAGCTTTAATTTTTCACAACGATTCACTTCAAACTATCAATGTAGCAActtaaagcaaaaaaaaaaaaaaaaaagccttaGATTAAAGAGATTTAAGAGATGATGAATAATCATTAGGACTTGGAGTAATTTTTTAAAGTTTGCTAGAAATAGGGATATATTTGATCGGATAGTATAACATATATGTATATTTGGCCAGATAATATAACAGTAAGAATAAATTTGCCGAAAAATATAACAGAAGATGAATATAGATAATATTCAAAAATAACAGGATAAATATGACCCTTTATCCTTCTTATAAACGTCAAATGTCTAGCCGCCTTAGTTAAGTGTACTCCGGAAATTACAAGAGAATTTCCCCGGCATAGTGACAAAAACATTCATATTTTGGATTCACAATAATTGGTACACAATATTTGTTTACATTATTATGGTTCTTTGAGTCAGCTGAATTGTTTTGACATAGAAAAATAATTGGTAAAAATAGTCTGCTTTGACCAGATATTGACAAACAATAGTGGCAGAAAAATACTACTCCATTATATTTGTCTTTACATATCCCTTTTCTGGCCAAAACGAAAGCCTATACAAAAGATCATAACTGAATTTTGAAGTATATCATCGAACCAACTAATCCTCCATTTTTCTCCCAAAATGGAATTCTTCAGCCTTTTGATTTCTTCATTGGCGTCTCAGTAAATCAATATAGTAGGAGTAGTATTTCTTTATGTTTTCTCAAGATAACTGTGTTGTGGGACGTCATATGTCGGAAAATAATGTTTACTAGTAACTACTCTTTCTTATAAGAGGAAAGTGTCAGATTTTACTCTCTACTTTCGAATATATATTGTCTATATTTATCCTTTACTCTTTCTTATACGGTGGTCATCCAATAAGTTATCTTATGTTTTTGAACCAAATTGTGTTTCGAAGGTGCAAAAATCTCATTTTAGCCATTCTCAATTGCATGTGCGGTCCGTATATTTTTTCAGAACATATGTTAAAAActgctaaaaataagaattttgccttgaaaattaatttgagttgactttggtcaacgttttgagtaaacagaaCCAGATCCGTActttgacagtcccggtgggtccgtatcgtaatttgggacctgggcgtgTTGATACCCcatttttcctatgtattttaaatatgcataaataccttcaaaatagcatatacctgcatatataagcatgcacaagggcTTTATAAATTTTtctccataattttaaggatttaaattgatttatttccttcccttttattcacaaaaatccccaataattatttcccaaattattgttatgatgatttattcatttaatttctatacttatgccaaaatatggttaatatatttttatgcatttggtattttttagGCTAAAATGcctataattgcaatattagcccatttaatgtataattacttTTTGTATGtgtaaaattggtccctatatttttaaaataataaatatatattttaa harbors:
- the LOC107778629 gene encoding malate dehydrogenase [NADP], chloroplastic-like (The RefSeq protein has 9 substitutions compared to this genomic sequence); protein product: MAVAEFIPSSSFTKKTNVYSSQFSYVSAQISQKRRFSLRPLPRTHYSQICCSVTSKEVQAPTVVQTDDPKKKPECYGVFCLTYDLKAEEETKSWKKMTTVSVSGAAGMIANHLPFKLASGEVFGPDQPIALRLLGSERSILALEGVAMELEDSLYPLLREVNIGTDPYEVFQDAEWALLIGAKPRGPGMERAGLLDINGQIFAEQGKALNDVASRNVKVIVVGNPCNTNALICLKNAPNIPAKNFHALTRLDENRAKCQLALKAGVFYDKVSNVTIWGNHSTTQVPDFLNAKINGLPVKEVIKDTKWLEEEFTEKVQKRGGVLIQKWGRSSAASTAVSIVDAIRSLVTPTPEGYWFSTGVYTNGNPYGIAEDIVFSMPCRSKGDGDYELVKEVIFDDYLRSRIKKSEDELLAEKRCVAHLTGEGIAVCDLPGDTMLPGEM
- the LOC107778627 gene encoding 5-epi-aristolochene synthase-like isoform X1 encodes the protein MAAAAVGNYEEDIVRPVADFSPSLWGDQFLSFSIDNQVAEKYAKEIEAPKEQTRNMLLATGMKLADTLNLIDIIERLGISYHFEKEIDEILDQIYNQNSNCDDLSTSALQFRLLRQHGFNISPEIFSKFQDENGKFKESLASDVLGLLNLYEASHARTHADDILQDALAFSTIHLEFVAPHLKSPLREQVTHALEQCLHKGVPRVETRFFISSIYEKEQSKNNMLLRFAKLDFNLLQMLHKQELAEVSRWWKDLDFVTTLPYARDRVVECYFWALGVYFEPQYSQARVMLVKTISMISIVDDTFDAYGTVKELEAYTDAIQRWDINEIDRLPDYMKISYKAILDLYKDYEKELSSAGRSHIVCHAIERVEKTRGQIATGIECCMRDYGISTEEAMTKFQEMAEAAWKDLNEGLLRPTPVSTEFLSRILNLARIVEVTYIHNLDGYTHPEKVLKPHINALVVDSIEI
- the LOC107778627 gene encoding 5-epi-aristolochene synthase-like isoform X2, with the protein product MAAAAVGNYEEDIVRPVADFSPSLWGDQFLSFSIDNQVAEKYAKEIEAPKEQTRNMLLATGMKLADTLNLIDIIERLGISYHFEKEIDEILDQIYNQNSNCDDLSTSALQFRLLRQHGFNISPEIFSKFQDENGKFKESLASDVLGLLNLYEASHARTHADDILQDALAFSTIHLEFVAPHLKSPLREQVTHALEQCLHKGVPRVETRFFISSIYEKEQSKNNMLLRFAKLDFNLLQMLHKQELAEVSRWWKDLDFVTTLPYARDRVVECYFWALGVYFEPQYSQARVMLVKTISMISIVDDTFDAYGTVKELEAYTDAIQRWDINEIDRLPDYMKISYKAILDLYKDYEKELSSAGRSHIVCHAIERMKEVVRNYNVESTWFIEGYKPPVSEYLSNALATTTYYYLATTSYLGMKSVTEQDFEWLSKNPKILEASVIICRVIDDTATYEVEKTRGQIATGIECCMRDYGISTEEAMTKFQEMAEAAWKDLNEGLLRPTPVSTEFLSRILNLARIVEVTYIHNLDGYTHPEKVLKPHINALVVDSIEI